A single Oryzias melastigma strain HK-1 linkage group LG24, ASM292280v2, whole genome shotgun sequence DNA region contains:
- the nfkbie gene encoding NF-kappa-B inhibitor epsilon, giving the protein MSRGDRCKDDSLEDTRIDSGIDSYRPTLQSEDHREPSGDLGGARDKYAVEERVDSAYGSSSITADSLSEIVQACSLSRDAEEQSHELCEENPLTSITEDGDTILHLAIIHEETHIAQELIQLFPKEVLDIQNNLYQSPLHLATYLNLTDVVRELTRKGASLELQDQDGNTALHVACQHGQKECASAMTRDFSYGSLEPVLKIQNWRGLACLHLAALNRKYQLLKLLVKKGADLNVQEGTSGKTALHLAVEMHDIPSVRLLISGGANMNAAMFNGCTPLHLAVGRQDIIIANLLFQAGADSMLRNMEDETALDLADANDDILAVFPFDDIQISGRSVVLS; this is encoded by the exons ATGTCGCGCGGCGACCGTTGCAAAGACGACTCGCTGGAGGACACGCGCATCGACTCGGGCATCGACTCGTACCGCCCCACGCTGCAGTCGGAGGACCACCGGGAGCCGAGCGGGGACCTCGGCGGCGCCAGGGACAAGTATGCCGTGGAGGAGCGCGTGGATTCCGCTTACGGGTCCTCGTCCATCACCGCGGACAGTCTGTCGGAGATCGTGCAGGCCTGCAGTCTCTCTAGAGACGCCGAGGAGCAAAGTCATGAACTCTGTGAGGAGAACCCCCTCACGTCCATCACAGAGGATGGAGACAC AATCTTGCACCTAGCCATCATCCACGAAGAAACGCATATCGCTCAGGAGTTGATACAGCTCTTCCCCAAAGAAGTCCTGGACATCCAGAACAATTTATACCAG AGTCCTCTGCACCTCGCCACCTACCTGAACCTGACGGACGTAGTGAGGGAGCTGACGAGGAAAGGGGCCAGCCTGGAGCTGCAGGACCAGGACGGGAACACGGCGCTCCACGTGGCGTGCCAGCACGGTCAGAAGGAGTGCGCCTCCGCGATGACCCGAGACTTTTCTTACGGCTCGCTAGAGCCCGTCCTCAAGATCCAAAACTGGAGAG GACTTGCTTGTCTTCACCTGGCTGCACTTAACAGGAAATACCAACTTTTGAAGCTCCTGGTGAAAAAAGGAGCAGATCTTAATGTTCAG GAAGGAACGAGCGGTAAGACGGCGCTGCACCTGGCGGTGGAGATGCACGACATCCCATCAGTGAGACTCCTGATCAGTGGGGGGGCCAACATGAACGCTGCCATGTTTAACGGCTGCACGCCCCTGCATCTGGCGGTGGGACGGCAAGACATCATCATCGCCAACCTCCTGTTCCAGGCCGGCGCCGACAGCATGCTGCGCAACATGGAGGACGAGACGGCGCTGGATCTGGCTGACGCCAACGATGAT ATTCTGGCAGTCTTCCCCTTTGATGACATCCAGATCTCAGGGAGGTCGGTGGTTTTGAGCTGA
- the tmem151ba gene encoding transmembrane protein 151B codes for MSPAAPATESCTTTVPDVEADSPREEQKPQKQSLTKSLCQETHWKCLLLSLLMYSCVGVTVWCQVTKVTHLSFDSAYKGKSMIYSDSPCSNGYIYIPLAFLVMLYVVYLVECWHCYARNELQYKVDLETVAERIQRMQQATPCIWWKAISYHYVRRTRHVTRYRNGDAYTSTQVYHERVNMHVAEAEFDYGNCGVKDVSKILLGLEGFPITRVRFTKCFSFANVESENSYLTQRARFFTENEGLDDYMEAREGMHLKNVDFKEYMVVFSDPNHPPWYASNSIFWVAAAFTLSWPLRVLTEYCTACVHYHVEKLFGFDYVPVTPSEERPYCTHIPRVNTIDSTELEWHIRSNQQLVPSYSEAVLMDLAQLSGGCNSYSICGGSGSYRQNCERCHRAISSSSIFSRSALSICNNSPRIPFSSSRFSLSRVYGSRRSCLWRSSGSLNEQSGPSESTRCLSGQQSGEENPPAYQDALCFPVLIVHRNEGCLNHDHRSLHRNGSCVETSL; via the exons ATGTCCCCAGCTGCACCGGCCACTGAAAGCTGCACCACCACAGTCCCAGATGTGGAGGCTGACAGCCCCAGGGAGGAG caaaaacCTCAGAAACAGTCTCTGACCAAATCCTTGTGTCAGGAAACCCATTGGAAATGCCTTCTACTGTCCCTGCTGATGTACAGCTGCGTCGGGGTCACAGTGTGGTGCCAGGTGACCAAGGTAACCCACCTTTCCTTTGACAGCGCTTACAAAGGAAAGTCCATGATTTACAGCGACAGCCCCTGCTCCAATGGCTACATCTACATCCCCCTGGCCTTCCTGGTCATGCTCTACGTGGTCTACTTGGTGGAGTGCTGGCACTGCTACGCCAGGAACGAGCTGCAGTACAAAGTGGATTTGGAGACGGTGGCGGAGCGCATCCAGCGAATGCAGCAGGCTACACCCTGCATCTGGTGGAAGGCCATAAGCTACCACTACGTCAGGAGGACACGGCACGTGACGCGGTACCGCAACGGAGATGCCTACACCTCCACTCAAGTCTACCACGAGAGAGTGAACATGCATGTCGCCGAGGCGGAGTTTGACTACGGAAACTGTGGCGTTAAGGACGTCTCAAAGATCCTGTTGGGTCTGGAAGGCTTCCCAATCACCAGGGTGAGGTTCACTAAGTGCTTCAGCTTTGCTAACGTGGAGTCGGAAAACTCCTACCTTACCCAGCGAGCCAGGTTCTTCACAGAAAACGAGGGTCTGGACGATTACATGGAGGCCCGTGAGGGGATGCACCTAAAGAATGTAGACTTTAAGGAGTACATGGTGGTCTTCTCGGATCCTAACCACCCTCCTTGGTATGCGTCCAACTCCATTTTCTGGGTGGCAGCTGCCTTCACCCTGTCCTGGCCTTTGCGGGTGCTGACGGAGTACTGTACCGCCTGCGTGCACTACCACGTGGAGAAGCTGTTTGGTTTCGACTATGTGCCAGTAACGCCATCTGAGGAGCGTCCATACTGCACCCACATCCCTCGAGTCAACACCATTGACAGTACCGAGCTCGAGTGGCACATTCGCTCCAACCAGCAGCTGGTGCCCAGCTACTCAGAGGCGGTTCTTATGGATTTGGCTCAACTCTCTGGGGGCTGCAACAGCTATTCCATATGCGGAGGTTCTGGTAGCTACAGGCAGAACTGCGAACGCTGCCACCGTGccatcagcagctcctccatctTCTCCCGCAGCGCCCTCAGCATCTGCAACAACAGCCCCCGCATCCCCTTCAGCAGCAGCCGCTTCTCCCTGAGCCGGGTGTACGGCTCTAGGCGGAGCTGCCTGTGGAGGAGCAGCGGGAGCCTGAACGAGCAGTCCGGCCCCAGCGAGAGCACCCGCTGCCTGTCGGGCCAGCAGAGCGGCGAGGAGAACCCTCCCGCCTATCAGGACGCTTTGTGCTTCCCGGTTCTGATCGTACACCGCAACGAAGGATGCCTCAACCACGACCACCGCTCGCTGCACAGAAATGGCTCCTGTGTGGAGACGTCACTGTGA